In a genomic window of Helianthus annuus cultivar XRQ/B chromosome 10, HanXRQr2.0-SUNRISE, whole genome shotgun sequence:
- the LOC110881756 gene encoding uncharacterized protein LOC110881756: MVSILQQAIKEDILVLLQHDDNSQSMWQALKLKFQGRVSMIKSKKALIKKEFDIFTGIKGETTKQLIERYCHILVEMKRLEITKTNEEWIDKMCDALPYDEWGTYLMMLKNNSDFVNLNLSSFIEKIEAHELELLKIKKMNSASVQQDVSLYYKGNTPVATLQSPKIQTGFIADNTSTQEKPSPQSSTSSNNQAYVSGVQCNIAVNIKNGNEITETEAKQHIALLASVLEAYEGRNSLSGPDQKLGFDKSKVTCFKCKERGHFKRECPDREVNNHQNPFTNDYYRQAIYHRPNQQPAVQRPQIENKPEKALIVNQDDEKAMMAEVVEISEMVSEPEIVTEDVSVVAEEVSVENVVDIEEIAAEVYYYQSEQEVLASSMKSIMPPKIFESFAGYFEEPKTGSCPRFEDNKEVVEELIDVSKELTGEALKDIADKDLMGKLREVDSELEKSEFVSTVSVEKESDQKSGVQEIKSVKMSESELDNVASSYVLEQIVPQQPHAAPVFKSVPPPIWNHYKQKYPDGVEAALNLKLRSIEDNLPENIDVTFSASDTDNESQVIKTVVDQVLDEESDTSEKSQSEKVVSDSEDEGNFLDRFIPKSEKNKLYSDFAYPLQNVKIENVEKVFKLVEMNINEVNNNEFFSKPKKSFVTSRPTSSGKKEGDGKVKKLKEETVKSTFVEYDKRVCYRCSEIEHMAKQCKKVIEKPVVVKPIV, translated from the exons ATGGTCAGCATTCTGCAAcaggccatcaaagaagacattcTGGTTTTACTGCAACATGATGACAATTCTCAGTCGATGTGGCAAGCTTTAAAACTGAAGTTCCAAGGCCGTGTATCGATGATTAAAAGTAAGAAAGCATtaatcaagaaagaatttgacattTTTACCGGGATTAAAGGTGAAACGACAAAGCAGTTAATTGAACGATACTGTCATATTCTGGTAGAAATGAAACGGTTGGAGATTACTAAGacgaatgaagaatggattgataagaTGTGTGATGCACTACCGTATGATGAATGGGGCACTTACttaatgatgctgaagaataaTTCTGACTTTGTGAATCTAAACCTCAGCTCATTCATCGAGAAGATCGAAGCCCATGAGCTGGAATTGCtgaaaatcaagaagatgaaCTCAGCGAGTGTGCAGCAAGATGTATCtctgtattacaaaggcaacacTCCAGTTGCAACTCttcaaagtccaaagatacagACGGGGTTTATTGCTGACAATACCTCAA CTCAGGAAAAGCCTTCACCTCAAAGCTCTACAAGTTCTAATAATCAGGCATATGTTTCTGGGGTGCAGTGCAATATTGCGGTAAATATCAAGAATGGAAACGAGATTACTGAAACAGAAGCAAAACAACATATTGCACTACTTGCTTCCGTTCTTGAGgcttatgaag GCCGGAACAGTCTTTCAGGTCCCGATCAAAAGTTAGGGTTCGACAAGTCGAAAGTTACGtgctttaaatgtaaagaacgtggtcacttcaaaagagaatgccCTGACCGTGAAGtgaacaatcatcaaaacccgttCACAAACGACTATTACAGGCAAGCGATCTATCACCGACCAAACCAACAGCCAGCTGTTCAGAGGCCGcagatcgagaacaaacctgaAAAGGCGTTGATCGTgaatcaagacgatgaaaag GCCATGATGGCAGAAGTAGTTGAAATATCTGAGATGGTGTCtgagccagagatagttactGAAGATGTTTCTGTGGTTGCTGAAGAGGTTTCTGTTGAAAATGTGGTCGATATTGAAGAAATAGCTGCTGAAGTGTATTACTACCAGTCAGAGCAGGAAGTATTGGCAAGTTCAATGAAATCGATAATGCCTCCTaaaatttttgaatcttttgcaggttatttcgaAGAACCAAAGACCGGATCATGCCCAAGATTTGAAGACAATAAAGAAGTCGTTGAAGAATTGATCGACGTGTCGAAAGAGCTGACTGGAGAGGCATTAAAGGACATAGCTGATAAAGATCTAATGGGAAAGCTGAGAGAGGTAGACTCAGAACTCGAGAAGTCAGAGTTTGTCAGTACTGTGTCGGTCGAAAAGGAGTCTGATCAGAAATCTGGAGTTCAGGAGATCAAATCTGTCAAAATGTCTGAGTCTGAGTTAGACAATGTCG CTTCATCGTACGTTCTTGAACAAATTGTCCCACAGCAGCCACATGCTGCACCAGTctttaagagcgttccacccccaatttGGAATCACTATaaacagaaatatccagatggggtggaagctgctttgaaTCTCAAGTTGAGATCGATTGAGGATAATTTACCTGAAAACATCGATGTCACATTCTCTGCATCCGACACCGACAACGAATCACAGGTTATCAAAacagttgtcgatcaggtgttagatgagGAGAGTGATACATCTGAAAAATCTCAATCTGAAAAGGTTGTTAGTGATTCTGAAGATGAGGGGAATTTCTTAGATCGGTTCATACCGAAATCGGAAaaga acaaactttattccgatTTCGCGTATCCTCTTCAGAATGTGAAGATTGAGAATGTTGAAAAGGTGTTTAAATTGGTTGAAATGAATATTAATGAGGttaataacaatgaattcttttcaaaacctaaaaagtCGTTTGTTACATCACGTCCTACAAGTTCGGGAAAGAAAGAAGGGGATGGTAAAG TGAAAAAGTTGAAAgaggagacagtcaaatcaacgtttgtcgaatatgacaaaagggtTTGTTATCGCTGCAGTGAAATCGAGCACATGGCAAAACAGTGCAAGAAAGTGATTGAGAaacctgttgttgtaaaaccaatTGTTtaa
- the LOC110885152 gene encoding early nodulin-75-like: MGGGYPIPVESLGSTNHGRSSDRHLNLPDSNPLTSNPPPVANPPPVSTPPPVLTPPSVSTPPPLANPEHDDPFGWTDEELNWAYDYTFAQLQFGGLQIEGCHRPVPNTPILPMHPPPSNPPYVENYSQTQELPTWAEGYETDPGAVYEPPLDEKMVWEP; encoded by the coding sequence ATGGGCGGTGGTTATCCAATTCCCGTTGAATCACTAGGATCAACAAACCATGGACGATCATCCGATCGCCATTTAAACCTTCCTGATTCAAACCCTCTAACTTCAAACCCACCTCCGGTGGCAAACCCACCTCCGGTGTCAACCCCACCTCCGGTTTTAACCCCACCTTCGGTTTCAACCCCACCTCCATTGGCAAACCCTGAACATGATGATCCATTTGGTTGGACGGATGAAGAGTTGAATTGGGCGTATGACTATACCTTCGCTCAACTACAATTTGGTGGACTACAAATTGAGGGGTGCCATCGTCCGGTGCCAAACACTCCTATACTGCCTATGCATCCTCCACCTTCAAACCCCCCTTATGTGGAAAACTACAGTCAAACACAAGAACTACCGACCTGGGCTGAAGGGTACGAAACTGACCCTGGGGCGGTTTACGAACCACCATTGGATGAAAAAATGGTTTGGGAACCTTAG